A single Streptococcus thermophilus DNA region contains:
- a CDS encoding amino acid ABC transporter ATP-binding protein, producing MLEAKHISKTFGDRQVLVDVNLQVKQGDVVVILGPSGSGKTTFLRCLNHLENADGGQLTIAGKDYSLDKLSKKEILDIRKKTAFVFQHYNLFANKTAIENILEGLVIARKVPKGEAQQIAKEALKKVGLLEFKDYYPSQLSGGQQQRIGLARAIAVKPEVILLDEPTSALDPELVGDVLDVMKQLANEGTTMVVVTHEMGFARDVANHVVFMDGGHVIEEGSPKDIFYRPKEKRTQQFLARILSDASYDLEYMI from the coding sequence ATGCTAGAAGCTAAACATATATCAAAAACATTTGGAGATCGTCAGGTTCTTGTTGATGTTAATCTACAAGTGAAACAGGGAGATGTAGTTGTTATATTGGGACCATCTGGTTCAGGAAAAACAACTTTCTTACGTTGCCTTAATCATTTGGAAAATGCAGATGGAGGGCAATTAACAATTGCTGGTAAGGATTACTCTTTGGACAAATTGTCGAAAAAAGAGATTTTGGATATACGAAAGAAAACGGCTTTTGTATTCCAACATTACAATTTATTTGCCAATAAGACTGCCATTGAGAACATCTTAGAAGGTTTAGTGATTGCTAGAAAAGTTCCAAAAGGTGAAGCACAACAAATTGCTAAAGAGGCACTTAAGAAAGTTGGTCTTTTGGAGTTTAAAGATTACTATCCTTCACAACTTTCAGGTGGTCAACAACAACGTATTGGCTTAGCCAGAGCAATTGCAGTTAAACCAGAAGTTATCTTGTTGGATGAACCAACATCTGCACTTGATCCAGAGTTAGTCGGGGATGTTCTCGACGTTATGAAACAACTTGCTAATGAAGGAACAACAATGGTAGTCGTTACTCATGAGATGGGCTTTGCACGAGATGTAGCTAATCATGTTGTCTTTATGGATGGTGGCCATGTCATTGAAGAGGGGAGTCCAAAGGACATTTTTTACAGACCAAAAGAAAAACGCACCCAACAATTTTTGGCACGTATTCTTTCTGATGCTAGTTACGACTTGGAATATATGATTTAA
- a CDS encoding amino acid ABC transporter permease produces the protein MNSTFIIDTFIKALHGVPVTLGIMVVAILLSFLPALFLALGQIYQVRGVKTFSVIYLAFIRATPPILLILFFYSLFPSLLNQFFKGIGSHVDIFKVNPLYYAFIIYSLMTTGSLSEIIRSALLTVDKGQLEAAQAIGLTTRQAYLRIVFPQALKAALPNLCNLFINIVKGTSLVFVMTIKDITAIARVEAAYGYQYFESYFVIFILYLIICGIIQVLFNFGERKLQFT, from the coding sequence ATGAATTCAACTTTTATTATTGATACCTTTATCAAAGCTTTACATGGGGTCCCAGTAACACTTGGAATCATGGTTGTGGCTATTCTATTGAGTTTTCTACCTGCTCTTTTCTTAGCGTTAGGTCAAATTTATCAGGTTAGAGGTGTCAAAACATTTTCAGTTATTTATCTTGCCTTTATCCGAGCAACGCCACCCATTTTGTTAATTTTATTTTTTTATAGTTTATTCCCCAGTTTACTAAACCAGTTTTTTAAAGGAATTGGAAGTCATGTAGATATCTTCAAGGTTAATCCGCTCTACTATGCTTTTATTATCTATAGCTTGATGACAACAGGAAGCTTATCTGAAATCATTCGTTCAGCATTGCTAACTGTTGATAAGGGGCAGCTAGAAGCTGCACAAGCCATAGGTTTAACAACAAGACAAGCCTATTTGAGAATAGTTTTTCCACAAGCGCTTAAAGCTGCTCTGCCAAATTTGTGTAACTTATTTATTAATATTGTAAAAGGTACCTCACTTGTTTTTGTTATGACGATTAAGGATATAACAGCAATTGCACGAGTTGAAGCAGCATATGGATATCAATATTTTGAATCTTATTTTGTCATCTTCATTTTATATTTAATCATTTGTGGTATCATTCAAGTTCTCTTTAATTTTGGAGAAAGAAAATTGCAATTTACGTAG
- a CDS encoding amino acid ABC transporter permease, producing MVNYDISKVIGAIPEIIKGLPMTLLVLLLTTILGSLLGGLITWASLSKNKVLENLAKGYVFILRCTPPIVLLFLVFYGVPEFLNWWLGLDINDWSKLIFVLVTMVLLFSAMISEVFKAAYQAIPKGQLEAGLSIGLTSEQTFVRIIAPQAFRIALPNITTAMLNLMRDSALAYTIGFIDVMGKGNLLISRHLGNYSLETYTAVALVYWGIALIISLISRMIEKKLSIKAR from the coding sequence ATGGTCAATTACGACATTTCAAAAGTGATTGGAGCAATTCCCGAAATCATAAAGGGCTTACCAATGACATTGTTAGTTCTCTTGTTAACGACTATACTAGGGTCGTTATTAGGAGGTTTGATAACATGGGCAAGTCTTTCTAAGAATAAAGTTCTTGAAAATCTGGCTAAGGGTTATGTTTTTATCTTACGTTGTACTCCACCTATTGTATTGTTGTTCTTGGTATTCTATGGAGTTCCTGAATTTCTCAATTGGTGGTTAGGGTTAGATATAAACGATTGGTCTAAATTGATATTTGTTCTTGTGACCATGGTTCTCCTATTTTCAGCAATGATATCAGAAGTGTTTAAAGCAGCTTATCAAGCAATTCCTAAAGGACAATTAGAAGCTGGGCTTAGTATTGGACTTACTTCTGAACAAACTTTTGTAAGAATTATTGCCCCTCAAGCATTTAGGATTGCTTTACCTAATATTACAACAGCTATGCTTAACCTAATGCGTGATTCAGCATTGGCTTATACGATTGGATTTATTGATGTCATGGGGAAGGGAAACCTTTTGATTAGTCGTCATTTAGGAAATTATTCTTTGGAGACATACACAGCTGTTGCCCTTGTATATTGGGGAATAGCATTAATAATATCTCTAATTTCTAGAATGATAGAGAAAAAATTGAGTATCAAAGCGAGGTAA
- a CDS encoding transporter substrate-binding domain-containing protein, whose amino-acid sequence MSKKTWIIGGAVVVALIGATVIGRSLTGDKKGKSDSGKVTTLKVAHNQNYVPYDFVDKDGNSDGYEVAVLKEIDKKLPQYKFEYTGTSDDDLLIGLESGKYDIGTKGAWYTDERAKKFIIPKDPIGASIIGFTIRKEDKDKYKNISDFAKQKGKLVPISPQNAQWNVIKEYNDKHKDQPIELTSAESFQVSDAYAWVLENRYDAYFDIKLSFEKAVTDKDGAYHKYADKLTWFPYKGIPTYPLFHRDSKNEEFSKEYTKAIKELKEDGTLEKLSKKYFGEDVFSFVDK is encoded by the coding sequence ATGAGTAAAAAGACATGGATTATTGGTGGAGCTGTTGTTGTAGCACTTATTGGAGCTACAGTTATTGGACGTAGTTTAACAGGAGATAAAAAGGGAAAATCAGACTCTGGAAAGGTGACAACACTAAAAGTTGCCCATAATCAGAACTATGTTCCTTATGATTTTGTGGATAAAGATGGTAACTCTGATGGCTATGAGGTAGCTGTATTAAAGGAAATTGATAAAAAGCTTCCTCAGTATAAATTTGAATATACAGGAACAAGTGATGATGACCTCTTAATCGGTCTGGAGTCAGGTAAATATGATATTGGTACTAAGGGTGCTTGGTACACAGATGAACGAGCTAAAAAGTTCATCATACCAAAAGATCCAATTGGAGCAAGTATTATTGGATTTACCATTCGTAAGGAAGATAAAGATAAATATAAAAATATCTCAGATTTTGCCAAACAAAAGGGGAAATTGGTACCTATCTCACCACAAAATGCACAGTGGAATGTTATCAAGGAGTATAACGATAAACATAAAGATCAGCCAATTGAGTTGACATCTGCAGAATCTTTCCAAGTTTCAGATGCCTATGCATGGGTCTTGGAAAATCGTTATGATGCTTATTTTGATATTAAATTGTCTTTTGAAAAAGCTGTGACTGATAAGGATGGTGCTTATCATAAATATGCGGATAAGTTAACTTGGTTCCCATATAAAGGTATTCCGACTTACCCACTCTTCCATCGTGATAGTAAGAATGAAGAGTTTTCAAAAGAATATACTAAGGCTATCAAGGAACTAAAAGAAGACGGTACGCTTGAAAAGTTATCTAAAAAATACTTTGGCGAAGATGTTTTTTCATTTGTTGATAAATAA
- a CDS encoding uroporphyrinogen decarboxylase family protein, translating into MSEKRELVLKAFRGESVDRVPVGFWHHFTTEDEWLHGFENPGIIDKNKAGHKNFIAEVKPDFVKLMSDGFFAYPQPAFKDFKSISDLQRLEPLGAKHPWISAQVELVKSLIADFPEDIVAIYNIFAPVTYFKWLVGRVSGGDDLIADYMVENRKAFNHVLDVIGEDIASLSQRVIEEAGADGIYLSVQSIQDNRVSAEIYKEIIAPSELKVLEAANEAKGHNILHICGYEGARNNIELFKDYPAQVVNWAVVSEGISLAEGRNIFGGRTVLGGFENGKDGLLYNGSKEVIQEKVKEIIADTGTHGLIIGADCTIPSDISLERIAWVREAAIL; encoded by the coding sequence ATGTCAGAAAAAAGAGAGTTAGTTTTGAAAGCATTTCGTGGAGAGAGTGTTGATCGTGTTCCAGTAGGATTTTGGCATCATTTTACAACTGAAGACGAGTGGTTACATGGTTTTGAAAATCCAGGAATTATTGATAAGAACAAAGCTGGTCATAAAAATTTTATTGCAGAAGTCAAACCTGATTTTGTTAAATTGATGAGTGATGGTTTCTTTGCCTACCCACAACCAGCTTTTAAAGATTTTAAATCAATCAGTGATTTGCAAAGGCTTGAACCTTTAGGTGCAAAACATCCTTGGATTTCTGCACAAGTTGAACTTGTAAAAAGTCTGATTGCCGATTTTCCTGAAGATATTGTTGCAATTTACAATATTTTCGCTCCTGTTACTTATTTTAAATGGTTAGTTGGAAGAGTTTCAGGTGGGGATGATCTTATCGCAGATTACATGGTGGAGAACCGTAAGGCGTTTAATCATGTTTTAGATGTTATTGGCGAAGACATTGCAAGTCTTAGTCAGAGGGTGATTGAAGAAGCAGGTGCTGATGGTATTTACCTAAGTGTTCAAAGTATTCAAGATAATCGTGTTAGCGCTGAGATTTATAAGGAAATCATTGCTCCAAGTGAATTAAAGGTTTTAGAAGCAGCTAACGAAGCTAAAGGACATAATATTCTACATATTTGTGGTTATGAAGGGGCCCGTAACAACATTGAACTTTTTAAAGATTATCCTGCTCAGGTAGTTAATTGGGCGGTTGTTTCTGAAGGAATTAGTTTGGCAGAAGGTCGTAATATTTTTGGTGGCCGGACAGTTCTTGGAGGTTTTGAAAATGGTAAAGATGGTCTTTTATACAATGGAAGTAAAGAGGTCATTCAAGAAAAGGTTAAAGAGATTATTGCTGATACAGGAACTCATGGGTTAATCATAGGGGCTGATTGTACGATTCCTAGTGATATTAGCCTCGAGCGTATTGCATGGGTTCGTGAAGCAGCAATTTTATAA
- a CDS encoding glutathione peroxidase: MTNLYDFTVSDQADQPVSLQDYKGKVVLIVNTATGCGLTPQYQGLQKLYDKYKDQGFEILDFPCNQFMGQAPGSAEEINTFCTLNYHTTFPRFAKIRVNGKEAEPLFDWLKKEKSGPLGARIEWNFAKFLINREGQVVERFSSKTDPLKMEETITFLLNN, from the coding sequence ATGACTAACTTATACGATTTTACAGTTTCAGACCAAGCTGACCAACCTGTGTCTCTCCAGGACTATAAGGGAAAGGTAGTTCTAATTGTCAACACAGCAACAGGCTGTGGTTTGACGCCACAGTATCAGGGCTTACAGAAACTCTATGACAAATACAAAGACCAAGGATTCGAGATTCTTGATTTTCCTTGTAATCAGTTTATGGGTCAGGCTCCAGGTAGTGCTGAAGAAATAAACACCTTTTGCACCCTCAACTACCATACAACCTTCCCTCGTTTTGCCAAAATCAGGGTCAATGGTAAGGAAGCTGAGCCACTTTTTGATTGGCTTAAGAAAGAAAAATCCGGACCACTTGGGGCTAGAATTGAGTGGAACTTTGCTAAGTTTTTGATTAACCGTGAAGGACAAGTCGTCGAACGCTTTTCTTCCAAAACTGATCCACTAAAAATGGAAGAGACTATCACGTTTCTTCTCAATAACTAA
- a CDS encoding SemiSWEET family transporter — MSDKQMKTLCWVATFMSVMMYVSYVPQIMDNLSGHEGNFIQPLVAAVNCSLWVYYGLFKKERDLPLADANAPGIIFGMITALTALF, encoded by the coding sequence ATGTCTGATAAACAAATGAAAACCCTATGTTGGGTAGCGACCTTCATGTCAGTAATGATGTACGTATCTTACGTGCCACAAATCATGGACAATCTGTCTGGTCATGAAGGAAACTTTATTCAACCTTTGGTAGCAGCTGTCAACTGTAGTCTTTGGGTTTACTATGGTCTCTTTAAAAAAGAACGTGACCTTCCCCTGGCTGATGCAAATGCGCCAGGTATCATCTTTGGAATGATTACAGCATTGACAGCTTTGTTCTAA
- a CDS encoding WHG domain-containing protein: protein MPPKVKFSKETMIGTALQLVREKGMASLTAGALEKLGATPRVIFGQFANMSELQAEVIIAAEMVVVEYIRKSLEDEKPFRYVGVAYILFASKEPQLFQLLFQNPSKDPIRRFQDFLPMKDHSYQLVLDSIIADYPLTLEEASRLYQHLFVYSHGMTSLVASGIYQFSMEEVI from the coding sequence ATGCCACCAAAGGTTAAATTTAGTAAAGAGACTATGATTGGGACGGCTTTACAATTGGTGAGAGAGAAGGGCATGGCTAGTTTGACGGCTGGGGCATTAGAGAAACTGGGAGCTACACCAAGAGTCATTTTTGGGCAATTTGCTAATATGTCTGAGTTACAAGCAGAGGTTATTATTGCTGCGGAGATGGTCGTGGTGGAGTATATACGCAAGTCCTTAGAAGATGAGAAGCCGTTTCGATATGTCGGGGTTGCTTATATCCTGTTCGCCTCAAAAGAGCCCCAACTCTTTCAATTGCTTTTCCAAAATCCTAGCAAGGATCCGATTCGTCGCTTTCAAGATTTTCTTCCCATGAAGGATCATAGTTACCAATTGGTTCTGGATTCGATTATCGCAGATTATCCGTTGACGTTAGAGGAAGCTAGTCGCTTGTACCAGCATCTATTTGTCTACTCACATGGGATGACCTCTTTGGTTGCTTCTGGTATTTATCAGTTCAGCATGGAAGAAGTGATTTGA
- a CDS encoding glutamyl-tRNA amidotransferase, whose product MKYIEFAENERLSTIVLRMMRISHMSEDEVEV is encoded by the coding sequence ATGAAGTATATTGAGTTTGCTGAAAATGAGCGTTTATCAACCATTGTTCTTAGGATGATGCGGATTAGTCATATGAGTGAAGATGAGGTGGAGGTCTAG
- a CDS encoding nitroreductase family protein has translation MTYFTDLQIKRRSIYALGKDLELSNQELIETIQGAVLNTPTAFNSQTSRVVILLDEESDAFWNEIAYSELEKVTPAEAFEATKERLAGFAQAKGTILFYEDQDVVKGLQEQFPLYAENFPIWSEQGHGIALYATWLALAEKNIGMNVQHYNPLVDEQLAEKYDIPANWKLRAQAPFGQIVAAAGDKDIQTEGRFKVFGDK, from the coding sequence ATGACCTACTTTACAGACTTACAAATAAAACGCCGTTCAATCTATGCTTTGGGAAAAGACCTTGAGCTCTCTAACCAAGAATTGATTGAAACCATTCAAGGAGCTGTCCTTAACACACCAACAGCCTTCAACTCACAAACATCACGTGTGGTGATCTTGCTGGATGAAGAATCAGATGCTTTCTGGAATGAAATCGCTTATTCAGAGCTTGAAAAAGTAACGCCAGCAGAAGCTTTTGAGGCAACAAAAGAACGTTTGGCAGGTTTTGCTCAAGCTAAGGGAACAATCCTCTTCTATGAAGATCAAGATGTAGTGAAAGGCCTTCAAGAGCAATTCCCACTTTACGCTGAAAACTTCCCAATTTGGTCAGAGCAAGGTCATGGAATCGCCCTTTATGCGACATGGTTGGCTTTGGCTGAGAAGAATATCGGTATGAACGTACAACACTACAATCCACTTGTTGATGAACAATTAGCTGAAAAATATGACATTCCAGCTAACTGGAAACTCCGTGCTCAAGCACCATTTGGTCAAATCGTAGCAGCAGCAGGAGACAAAGACATCCAAACAGAAGGTCGTTTCAAAGTTTTTGGCGATAAATAA
- a CDS encoding VOC family protein: MTYDYNSKIYLAEAVLNVKDLAGQTETAFYTQIVGLGILTKTEREVVLGAGNKPLVHLIQTNREEAVKSSYGIYHMAILLPSREDLADVFKHIADLDYPFVGAADHGYSEALYLEDLEGNGIELYRDKPVAEWDIREDGRIVGVTEELSAQEIYDMGRKVEPFVIAKDTRMGHIHLSVKDSQLASTFYQDVLELADKFTIPSASWIASGDYHRHLAVNEWGGKNLSKRDKDMPGLAYHVIELANKDDLVGIAERTNNRGGKVKWSSSNELTV, encoded by the coding sequence ATGACATACGATTACAATAGTAAGATTTACCTCGCAGAGGCGGTACTCAATGTAAAGGACTTAGCTGGTCAGACGGAGACGGCCTTTTACACACAGATTGTTGGACTTGGAATCCTAACCAAAACGGAAAGGGAAGTTGTTTTAGGAGCTGGAAACAAGCCTTTGGTCCATCTGATTCAGACCAATCGTGAGGAAGCGGTCAAGTCCAGTTATGGTATCTACCATATGGCGATTTTGTTACCGTCTCGCGAAGATTTAGCAGATGTTTTCAAACATATTGCTGATCTGGATTATCCATTTGTCGGTGCAGCTGACCATGGTTATAGTGAAGCCCTTTATTTGGAAGACCTTGAAGGCAATGGTATTGAGCTTTATAGAGACAAGCCGGTTGCTGAATGGGATATTCGTGAGGATGGTCGCATCGTTGGTGTCACAGAAGAGTTATCAGCTCAAGAAATTTACGATATGGGACGGAAGGTTGAGCCTTTTGTGATAGCTAAGGATACTCGCATGGGGCATATTCATTTATCAGTCAAAGATAGTCAGCTAGCAAGTACTTTCTATCAGGATGTTTTAGAGCTAGCGGATAAGTTTACCATTCCAAGCGCTAGTTGGATTGCTTCAGGTGATTACCACCGTCACCTTGCTGTCAACGAGTGGGGCGGAAAAAACTTGTCCAAACGTGACAAAGATATGCCTGGTCTTGCTTACCACGTCATTGAATTGGCAAACAAGGACGACTTGGTTGGCATAGCAGAGCGTACTAACAATCGTGGAGGCAAGGTCAAATGGTCATCTTCTAATGAGTTAACAGTTTAG
- a CDS encoding Rrf2 family transcriptional regulator — translation MQIPSRFTIAVHILTLIAQNKGNETKLTSDLMASSVGVNPVIIRKTLSQLKKADLIFVQRGSGGATLAMAPEEINLLQVYRAVDSIGPSGQLFSFHDNPNPACPVGRNIHGILDQSLEDVQMAMEKELEKKTLAGILKDAKDNWKETGA, via the coding sequence ATGCAAATTCCAAGTCGCTTTACCATTGCTGTCCATATTTTGACCCTCATAGCACAAAATAAGGGAAATGAAACTAAGCTAACCAGTGATTTAATGGCGAGTAGTGTGGGTGTCAATCCAGTTATTATCCGCAAAACCTTGTCACAACTGAAGAAAGCAGACTTGATTTTTGTTCAAAGGGGAAGTGGAGGAGCGACATTAGCCATGGCACCAGAGGAAATTAACCTTTTACAGGTTTATCGTGCGGTGGATAGCATCGGTCCAAGTGGGCAACTCTTTAGTTTTCATGACAATCCTAATCCAGCGTGTCCAGTAGGACGTAATATTCATGGTATTTTGGATCAGAGCCTAGAAGATGTTCAAATGGCAATGGAAAAAGAACTCGAAAAGAAAACTTTAGCTGGTATTTTAAAGGATGCTAAGGATAACTGGAAAGAAACTGGAGCTTGA
- a CDS encoding alpha/beta hydrolase has protein sequence MKLNKKTKLVFILVALFLIGLAVPSYSWTRKNVKEIETFYNSKLSPIIMIPGSSATENRFDGLVRKLNQDRRGVKHSLLKVKVWNNGRITFEGNIRKNDNEPIIVIGFENNKDGYSNIKKQAKMMNQAFEALQNKYNFNNFKGLAHSNGGLIYTAFIENYLSDYDVKINSLMTIGTPYNFTETNIKNKSVMLADFIAAKENIPSTLHVYSVAGTITYDSDELVPDASVSAGKYIYQNQAKSYTEITVTGEDAQHSDLPTNDEVVDLIKQHIEGQGLRKKQKTKLEPH, from the coding sequence TTGAAACTAAATAAAAAAACTAAGTTGGTCTTTATCCTTGTTGCTCTCTTTCTCATTGGTCTAGCCGTCCCATCCTATAGTTGGACTAGGAAAAATGTCAAGGAAATAGAGACTTTCTATAATTCAAAATTGTCTCCCATTATCATGATTCCAGGGAGCTCTGCTACGGAAAATAGATTTGATGGCCTAGTACGTAAGCTTAATCAAGACCGTCGTGGTGTCAAGCATAGCCTCCTCAAGGTTAAGGTTTGGAATAATGGGCGTATCACCTTTGAGGGTAATATCAGGAAAAATGACAATGAGCCTATTATTGTTATCGGATTTGAAAATAATAAGGATGGCTATAGCAACATTAAGAAACAAGCCAAGATGATGAATCAGGCCTTTGAAGCCTTGCAGAATAAATACAATTTCAATAATTTTAAAGGGTTGGCACATTCAAATGGTGGCTTGATTTATACGGCTTTTATTGAAAATTATCTTAGCGACTACGATGTCAAGATAAATTCTTTGATGACTATCGGAACGCCCTATAATTTCACTGAAACCAATATTAAAAATAAATCGGTCATGCTAGCAGACTTTATAGCTGCTAAAGAGAATATTCCGTCTACCCTGCATGTCTATTCGGTAGCGGGAACCATTACCTATGATTCGGACGAGCTGGTTCCTGATGCTAGTGTGTCCGCTGGGAAATATATCTATCAGAATCAGGCAAAAAGTTACACTGAAATCACTGTTACAGGTGAAGATGCCCAACACTCGGATTTACCAACCAATGATGAAGTAGTGGACTTGATCAAACAACATATCGAAGGACAAGGTCTTCGCAAGAAGCAAAAGACCAAGTTAGAGCCTCACTAG
- a CDS encoding PTS transporter subunit EIIC, whose translation MIDYLILRFLWLRERGFVQITQKTLISLFPFFLISGIIRVISLSVFSEMGYINQLFSVSDWLPTFKITGQVLINLSNFLGGLAGPLSTYFAGKYTAGHYGRSTGTAGVTSLLVSLIIGSQELLLSPLNDGVLTRINLPDSINIILAIFVGYLVGQIFRFSRASDDQIVDKDYIYQPKTVRPIFLSLILAIGLNLLLVIGDQANVFQTIRKFTSTFTVTDNHLLSTFMMGLLNTFSAWIGNNQVFTPNSIAEDSFALENLTYAVSHHTTTGLPHLYTLTNLYHSYGMVAGIGSGLALLVALLLASTSYKDKKVSLLSVFPSLFNYGAPFMVGIPVLLNLVYLVPFLLAPMVNIGIAAVSLAIHLMPAAVYPVPDGTPSLLYAFIGTGGSLRALAISILCLGVDILIFIPFVRLSNKVQHGLKEEGESLETK comes from the coding sequence ATGATAGACTATTTGATCCTGAGGTTTCTCTGGCTTCGTGAGCGGGGCTTTGTCCAGATTACTCAAAAGACCTTGATTTCGCTCTTTCCATTTTTTCTGATTTCAGGAATTATTCGGGTGATTTCACTATCTGTTTTTTCGGAGATGGGCTATATCAATCAGCTGTTTTCAGTTTCTGACTGGTTACCGACCTTTAAGATAACTGGGCAGGTGCTCATTAATCTTTCCAACTTTCTTGGTGGCTTAGCAGGGCCCTTATCAACCTATTTTGCAGGAAAATACACAGCTGGTCACTATGGTAGAAGTACTGGTACAGCTGGTGTGACATCCCTTTTGGTTAGCTTGATTATAGGATCGCAGGAGCTGTTGCTGTCACCGCTAAACGATGGTGTCTTGACTCGTATCAATTTACCGGATTCAATCAACATTATTTTGGCTATATTTGTGGGGTATCTGGTTGGCCAGATTTTTCGCTTTTCGAGAGCTAGTGATGATCAGATTGTGGATAAGGACTATATTTATCAACCAAAGACTGTTCGTCCCATTTTTTTATCACTCATTTTAGCTATTGGGCTTAACCTTCTTCTTGTTATTGGAGATCAAGCTAATGTTTTTCAAACGATTAGGAAGTTTACTTCTACCTTTACTGTAACTGATAATCATCTGTTGTCAACCTTTATGATGGGACTTTTGAACACTTTTTCTGCTTGGATTGGGAATAATCAGGTTTTTACCCCAAATTCCATTGCCGAGGATAGTTTTGCCTTGGAAAATCTGACCTATGCTGTTTCTCATCATACGACGACTGGGCTTCCCCACCTTTATACGCTAACAAACCTTTATCATAGTTATGGTATGGTTGCTGGCATTGGCTCAGGGCTAGCCCTCTTGGTGGCTCTGCTTTTAGCATCAACCAGTTATAAGGATAAGAAGGTGAGTCTTCTAAGTGTCTTTCCTAGTCTCTTTAACTATGGGGCTCCATTTATGGTGGGGATACCAGTCTTGTTAAATTTAGTTTATTTGGTTCCTTTCCTACTGGCACCTATGGTAAATATAGGTATTGCTGCGGTGTCCTTGGCTATCCATCTTATGCCAGCTGCGGTTTATCCAGTTCCAGATGGCACACCAAGTCTTCTTTACGCCTTTATCGGAACTGGGGGTAGCTTACGAGCTCTAGCTATTAGTATCCTCTGTTTGGGAGTCGACATTCTTATCTTTATTCCATTTGTGCGTCTGTCTAATAAGGTACAACACGGTCTAAAAGAGGAAGGAGAAAGCCTTGAAACTAAATAA